A DNA window from Bacteroides cellulosilyticus contains the following coding sequences:
- a CDS encoding PAS domain-containing hybrid sensor histidine kinase/response regulator — MENELLSLIPEYIPLGLGVYDKDGYLKYANGTTLKMFGVTMKDIYNINIFDDPNITAEDKVLLKQGLNVSFETDYDFDLCENFYETPIKGIRKYFVTKVTIMRDPEGNRQGYLLACEDITVKKAQEREIIESYKKIKATQKELSLALNAGKLSSWNYNIKEGLFYKFDVHIENIEKRSLKSIYESIHPDDRNKFMALLEAVAHKQKLPENRIILRVLENNATDYSYSSFTYSAVEDEAGNIVVITFIQRDITEDIIYQQNLITAKNKAEEADKLKSTFLANMSHEIRTPLNAIVGFSELLTETDDTEEKFEYKQLIETNSEILLKLIGDILDLSKIEVGSIDINRQKLNLCQLCDELYRSFQQRIKNPKVTLKLINPYTKCIANFDKYRFMQIFTNFATNAIKYTPQGEIVMGYECMPGQVRIYVKDSGIGIPEEKKHRIFSRFEKLDTFAQGTGLGLSICKAIADATGGEVGFKSKANVGSEFWYTGYTDVEYIESSEIADEDLYNNNTERSSADSSVKIKDLNILIAEDNDSNYLLIKKLLKDNQLTRAITGVEAIEKIKAQTFDIVFMDMRMPVMNGLEATSLIREFNQTTPIIALTANAFDSDRENALAAGCNHFMTKPVKKRELTDLLFKYFKR; from the coding sequence ATGGAAAATGAACTTCTGTCGCTCATTCCTGAATACATACCTTTAGGGCTCGGCGTATATGACAAAGATGGATATCTGAAATACGCCAACGGTACTACACTAAAAATGTTCGGTGTAACCATGAAGGATATTTATAATATTAATATCTTCGATGACCCTAACATCACAGCAGAAGATAAAGTTCTCCTTAAACAGGGGCTGAATGTCTCGTTTGAAACTGATTATGATTTCGATCTTTGTGAAAACTTCTACGAAACACCCATCAAAGGAATCAGAAAATACTTTGTTACCAAAGTAACGATCATGCGCGATCCCGAAGGAAATCGTCAAGGCTACTTATTAGCCTGCGAAGATATCACCGTAAAGAAAGCACAAGAGCGGGAAATCATTGAAAGTTACAAGAAGATAAAAGCAACACAAAAGGAATTATCACTAGCCTTGAATGCCGGGAAGCTATCCTCATGGAACTACAATATAAAAGAAGGTCTGTTTTACAAATTCGATGTTCATATCGAGAATATTGAGAAAAGATCATTGAAATCCATATATGAGAGCATCCATCCCGATGACAGAAATAAATTCATGGCATTACTGGAAGCTGTTGCTCATAAACAGAAACTCCCGGAAAACAGGATTATATTAAGAGTTCTGGAAAACAATGCAACAGATTATAGTTACTCCAGCTTTACCTACAGTGCAGTAGAAGACGAAGCAGGCAATATAGTAGTCATCACATTTATTCAACGGGATATTACCGAAGACATTATATACCAGCAAAATCTGATTACAGCCAAAAATAAAGCAGAAGAAGCGGACAAGTTGAAGTCCACATTCCTCGCTAACATGAGTCACGAAATCCGTACTCCACTCAATGCAATCGTCGGATTTTCCGAACTACTGACCGAAACGGATGATACGGAAGAAAAATTTGAATATAAACAACTGATTGAAACCAACAGTGAGATACTCCTGAAATTAATCGGAGACATTCTCGATCTATCAAAAATTGAAGTTGGCTCCATTGATATCAATCGTCAGAAACTGAATTTGTGCCAGCTTTGCGATGAATTGTACCGGTCCTTCCAGCAACGGATTAAAAATCCCAAAGTTACCCTCAAACTCATCAATCCATATACCAAATGTATAGCAAATTTCGACAAATATCGCTTTATGCAGATATTCACAAATTTTGCAACGAATGCCATTAAGTATACACCACAAGGTGAAATTGTGATGGGATACGAATGTATGCCCGGACAGGTAAGAATCTATGTAAAGGACAGCGGCATCGGAATACCGGAAGAGAAAAAGCACCGAATCTTCAGCCGCTTCGAGAAATTAGATACTTTCGCCCAGGGAACCGGCTTAGGACTTTCTATCTGCAAAGCCATTGCAGATGCTACAGGCGGAGAAGTGGGCTTTAAGTCCAAAGCCAACGTAGGTTCTGAATTCTGGTATACCGGATATACCGATGTCGAATATATCGAAAGTTCAGAGATCGCAGACGAAGATCTATACAACAACAATACAGAACGCTCTTCCGCAGATTCTTCAGTAAAGATTAAAGATCTGAATATTCTGATAGCGGAAGATAATGACAGCAATTACCTGCTAATCAAAAAACTTCTTAAAGACAATCAACTAACCCGTGCCATTACCGGAGTAGAAGCCATCGAGAAAATCAAAGCCCAGACCTTTGACATAGTCTTTATGGATATGAGAATGCCAGTAATGAATGGACTGGAAGCAACTTCCCTCATCCGGGAATTCAACCAGACTACACCTATTATCGCCCTTACCGCCAATGCTTTCGACTCCGACAGAGAGAATGCATTAGCCGCAGGATGCAATCATTTCATGACCAAACCCGTCAAAAAGCGAGAACTGACGGATTTGCTTTTCAAGTATTTTAAACGATAA
- the folD gene encoding bifunctional methylenetetrahydrofolate dehydrogenase/methenyltetrahydrofolate cyclohydrolase FolD codes for MTLIDGKAISEQVKQEIAAEVAEIVAKGGKCPHLAAILVGHDGGSETYVAAKVKACEVCGFKSSLIRYEADVTEEELLAKVRELNEDADVDGFIVQLPLPKHISEQKVIETIDYRKDVDGFHPINVGRMSIGLPCYVSATPNGILELLKRYQIETSGKKCVVLGRSNIVGKPMAALMMQKAYPGDATVTVCHSRSKDLVKECQEADIIIAALGQPNFVKAEMVKEGAVVIDVGTTRVPDATKKSGFKLTGDVKFDEVAPKCSFITPVPGGVGPMTIVSLMKNTLLAGKKAIYQ; via the coding sequence ATGACATTAATTGATGGAAAAGCAATCTCTGAACAAGTAAAACAGGAGATTGCTGCAGAAGTAGCAGAAATTGTAGCAAAAGGTGGAAAATGCCCTCACCTTGCTGCAATTCTTGTAGGCCACGATGGTGGCAGCGAAACGTATGTTGCTGCCAAAGTGAAAGCATGCGAAGTTTGTGGATTCAAATCCAGCCTCATCCGTTATGAAGCGGACGTTACGGAAGAAGAGCTCCTTGCTAAAGTACGTGAATTAAATGAAGATGCAGATGTTGACGGATTCATCGTACAGCTCCCATTACCCAAGCATATCTCTGAGCAAAAAGTGATTGAAACTATCGATTATCGTAAAGATGTAGACGGGTTTCATCCCATCAATGTAGGTCGCATGTCCATAGGATTGCCTTGTTATGTATCGGCAACTCCTAACGGTATTCTTGAACTACTGAAACGCTATCAAATAGAAACTTCGGGTAAGAAATGCGTAGTATTGGGACGTAGTAATATCGTCGGTAAACCCATGGCTGCACTGATGATGCAGAAAGCCTATCCGGGAGATGCCACTGTAACCGTATGCCATAGCCGCAGTAAAGATCTTGTAAAAGAGTGCCAGGAAGCCGATATCATCATCGCTGCATTGGGACAACCCAACTTTGTAAAAGCTGAAATGGTAAAAGAAGGTGCCGTGGTTATTGATGTAGGTACTACACGTGTACCGGATGCTACAAAAAAATCAGGCTTCAAACTGACTGGAGATGTTAAGTTTGACGAGGTTGCTCCGAAATGCTCATTTATCACTCCTGTACCGGGTGGTGTAGGACCGATGACTATCGTTTCTTTGATGAAGAATACATTGCTGGCCGGTAAGAAAGCAATATATCAATAA
- a CDS encoding sensor histidine kinase produces MLFYGTSYILSASKDLEDERIHLMEYLMDNNLGYSQEVRLSDIAQWENELVEVFRSRKDYKYMFLMQQMAVYALVSDGHINEALEKANVMLKQATQMKYDIGIAIAHYAIGDTYLNANMNNEAIEEYEIAMQKLHKVSDSEKLQEKVLIQLIPTLIRMGRMDEAKAHLDQMKQMNDYQHSRFIENIFQAYYYLYNNDMDKVRKYIQEAEEWYEYYPFYFHSSILKYIQAEYAKRIGDDELAIKLYNELTINTSSANVYNRYLKMKNSLAHLYTKQSRPREACAIFQDINIARDSINARNYSTQINLLRTIYQVDRLEMDNQSERSRLLFYSIIGCILILGISIVSVLYIRKINARLIASQHKLEKARQSAENSIRTKSLFLSNMSHEIRTPLNALSGFSSILTDANIDIGTRQQCNEIIQQNSDLLLKLIDDVVDLSSLEIGKMQFQFGNSDAVAICRNVVDTVEKIKQTSAAVLFQTSHEKMEIYTDEARLQQLLINLLINATKFTTEGSITLLLEKESEEMTVFSVTDTGCGIAPEKQGQIFNRFEKLNENAQGSGLGLSICQLIVERFGGRIWIDPEYKDGSRFLFTHPIHSTNRKEAAQ; encoded by the coding sequence ATGTTATTTTACGGTACTTCCTATATCCTGTCTGCAAGCAAGGATTTGGAAGATGAGCGTATACATCTTATGGAATACCTGATGGATAACAACTTAGGTTATTCTCAGGAAGTCAGATTAAGCGATATCGCCCAATGGGAAAATGAGCTTGTAGAAGTATTCCGTAGCAGAAAGGACTATAAATACATGTTCCTTATGCAGCAGATGGCTGTATATGCCCTCGTTTCAGACGGTCACATCAACGAAGCGTTGGAAAAAGCGAATGTTATGCTGAAACAGGCCACTCAAATGAAATACGATATCGGCATAGCCATAGCCCATTATGCAATAGGAGATACTTATCTTAATGCCAACATGAATAATGAGGCTATCGAAGAATACGAAATAGCCATGCAGAAATTGCATAAAGTATCCGACTCCGAAAAATTACAGGAAAAAGTCTTGATTCAACTAATTCCAACCCTCATCAGAATGGGGAGGATGGATGAAGCTAAAGCCCATTTGGATCAGATGAAACAAATGAATGATTACCAGCACAGCCGTTTCATAGAAAATATCTTCCAAGCATATTATTACCTCTATAATAATGATATGGATAAAGTCCGGAAATATATTCAGGAAGCAGAAGAATGGTATGAATACTATCCGTTTTATTTTCATAGTTCTATCTTGAAATATATACAAGCTGAATATGCCAAAAGAATTGGAGATGACGAACTAGCTATCAAATTATATAATGAGCTGACCATCAATACCAGCAGTGCCAATGTCTATAACAGATATCTGAAAATGAAGAATTCACTGGCACACCTGTATACCAAACAAAGCAGGCCTAGAGAGGCATGTGCCATTTTTCAAGACATCAATATTGCACGAGATTCTATCAATGCCCGTAATTATTCCACCCAGATAAACCTGTTGCGAACCATATATCAGGTGGACCGTCTTGAGATGGATAATCAAAGTGAGCGAAGCCGCCTGCTTTTTTATTCAATTATAGGTTGTATCCTCATTCTAGGCATATCTATTGTATCCGTACTTTATATTCGTAAAATCAATGCACGCTTGATTGCATCTCAACATAAATTGGAAAAAGCCCGGCAAAGTGCTGAGAACTCCATTCGTACCAAAAGTCTTTTTCTGTCGAATATGAGTCATGAAATACGTACTCCACTAAATGCCTTGTCCGGTTTCTCATCTATTCTGACCGATGCTAATATTGACATCGGAACCCGACAACAATGCAATGAAATCATTCAGCAAAATTCAGACTTACTTTTGAAGCTGATAGACGATGTTGTTGACCTTTCCAGTTTGGAAATCGGGAAAATGCAATTCCAGTTTGGAAACAGCGATGCAGTAGCTATTTGTCGCAATGTAGTGGATACGGTAGAGAAGATAAAGCAAACATCCGCCGCAGTCCTATTCCAAACGTCTCATGAAAAAATGGAAATCTATACGGATGAAGCACGCCTCCAGCAGTTACTTATCAATCTGTTGATTAATGCAACCAAATTTACCACAGAAGGTAGCATAACCTTATTATTGGAGAAAGAATCAGAAGAAATGACTGTGTTTTCGGTTACAGATACCGGTTGTGGGATCGCCCCGGAAAAACAGGGACAGATATTTAACCGTTTTGAAAAGCTGAATGAAAATGCCCAAGGCAGCGGATTGGGACTCTCTATCTGTCAATTGATTGTAGAACGTTTCGGCGGAAGAATATGGATAGATCCTGAATATAAGGATGGTTCCCGCTTCTTATTTACTCACCCGATTCACTCTACCAACAGAAAGGAGGCAGCGCAATGA
- a CDS encoding CapA family protein, whose amino-acid sequence MRQTLPLALLFFFISCCSTAQEQVVPESTDTIPPAKITLLFVGDLMQHKAQLDAARTDKGTYDYSPCFSLVKEQISGADIAIGNLEVPIGGKPYSGYPAFCAPDEYLYAIKETGFNVLLTANNHCLDRGKKGLERTILMLDSLRIPYTGTYRNEEERRQRYPLLIHKNGFRIALLNYTYGTNGVKPSSPNIVNYIDKKIMLQDIDTAQTWQPDVIIACMHWGNEYQSLPSREQQQLADWLLKQGVTHIIGSHPHVIQPMELRTDSITGAQHAVVYSLGNFISNMSKVNTDGGLIFTLELEKDTTISTSPQIRVQRCEYNSVWTARPNLTKEKNYVLYPTDSASISKLPEAARNHLNIFVKNSRKLLQQHNVGIKENKK is encoded by the coding sequence ATGAGACAGACACTCCCCCTTGCATTACTTTTCTTCTTTATATCGTGTTGTAGCACAGCACAGGAACAAGTAGTACCGGAATCCACTGATACAATCCCCCCTGCAAAAATCACTCTATTATTTGTAGGCGACCTGATGCAACACAAAGCCCAGCTTGACGCTGCACGTACAGATAAAGGGACTTATGACTACTCTCCCTGCTTCTCTCTCGTAAAAGAGCAAATCAGTGGGGCGGATATCGCTATCGGCAATTTAGAAGTACCTATCGGTGGAAAACCTTATAGTGGTTATCCGGCTTTCTGCGCACCTGATGAATATTTATATGCCATTAAAGAGACCGGTTTCAACGTTCTGTTAACTGCTAACAATCATTGTCTTGACCGCGGTAAAAAAGGTTTGGAACGTACAATCCTAATGTTAGATTCCTTACGTATCCCCTACACCGGAACTTATAGAAATGAAGAAGAGCGCCGTCAACGATACCCATTACTCATTCACAAAAACGGTTTTCGAATTGCCCTTCTTAACTATACCTATGGTACCAATGGAGTTAAGCCATCCTCTCCCAACATAGTGAACTATATTGATAAGAAAATCATGTTACAGGATATCGATACGGCACAAACATGGCAACCTGATGTTATCATTGCCTGTATGCATTGGGGAAACGAATACCAATCGCTACCCAGTCGCGAACAACAACAGTTGGCTGATTGGCTATTGAAACAGGGCGTTACCCATATCATCGGTAGCCATCCTCATGTTATACAACCTATGGAACTACGCACCGATAGCATTACCGGAGCACAACACGCTGTAGTATATTCTTTAGGGAATTTCATCTCCAACATGAGTAAAGTAAATACTGACGGAGGACTTATTTTCACATTAGAATTAGAAAAGGACACCACAATATCTACCTCCCCACAAATCCGAGTACAACGTTGCGAATATAATTCGGTATGGACAGCACGTCCCAATCTCACCAAAGAAAAAAATTATGTGCTTTATCCTACAGATTCCGCATCTATTTCAAAGCTCCCGGAAGCTGCACGTAACCATCTGAATATCTTCGTCAAAAACTCCCGAAAGCTCCTCCAACAGCACAATGTAGGAATTAAGGAGAATAAAAAATAA
- a CDS encoding histidine kinase dimerization/phospho-acceptor domain-containing protein, which produces MKQTLLILALFLQSFLAFAENITEKSSVADSLLIELRALPHDTTRLKLLEKLVLTEQNSPHYIEYAEEMFNEAQRQKNPKYICSSTYFKILYYYNKNEVDSVSKLVNYVKPIAERMEFFRLYFNAQKLLIYTYTYKEKYEYAINESLKMLEKAEELNNTDGRIAAYSCLASAYHETNRTKEEGEALRKAHKYVSEQTTSSTQFNVLNQLIVFSKDQKDYSSLKTYLKENKQLLQEMLSLDPDMYESYFNLYLFSEIFQTYYYTGIGKIDSAKYHIEEAQDFITPQSYIPYMALYYDASAEYYRHTKDYQAALLYIDSALIKMKQFESAQMEYAKQLSRKADILQEMGKYAEALPLYESSNHIQDSLTAAISAKQLEEIKEIHHLNQLVWERGKLRNRVQTSILLSLGIILILCIGYMFRINLIRKALKISEKETHKATRQTEEANEMKNRFLSNMSHAIRVPLNGVLGFSQIIANETEIDDQTRKEYAEIIQQNTDQLMRLVNNVLDLSRLEAGMMKFQMSNYDIVQLCNDAVGMAHMQNPTLHTHFISNIDEYIIHTDTNRFMQFIVSILTCPFASFKEERDLNFTLNKNGEILRFKITNCPLADLKYANQDSALRNDVNRLFIKHFGGTYQVIPDSKEGPTILFTYPATSVE; this is translated from the coding sequence ATGAAACAAACCTTGTTAATACTCGCTCTTTTCCTGCAAAGTTTCCTCGCATTTGCAGAAAATATAACAGAAAAATCATCTGTGGCAGACAGTCTGTTAATCGAACTGCGTGCACTTCCGCATGACACCACAAGATTAAAATTACTTGAGAAACTCGTGCTTACCGAACAAAACTCTCCGCATTATATAGAATATGCTGAAGAAATGTTCAACGAAGCACAGCGCCAAAAGAATCCTAAATATATATGTAGCAGTACATATTTCAAAATACTGTACTACTATAACAAGAATGAAGTCGATAGTGTCAGTAAACTGGTGAACTACGTGAAACCCATTGCTGAACGCATGGAGTTTTTCAGGTTGTACTTCAATGCACAAAAATTACTTATTTATACTTATACATATAAGGAGAAATATGAATATGCCATCAATGAATCATTAAAAATGCTTGAGAAAGCAGAAGAACTGAATAACACAGACGGCCGTATAGCTGCTTATTCATGTCTGGCAAGTGCATACCATGAAACCAACCGTACAAAAGAAGAAGGAGAAGCGCTTCGAAAAGCTCACAAATATGTTTCGGAACAAACAACCAGCAGTACACAGTTTAATGTTCTGAATCAACTAATTGTATTCAGTAAAGACCAGAAAGACTATTCAAGCCTGAAGACGTATCTGAAAGAAAACAAACAGCTATTGCAAGAAATGCTTAGTTTAGATCCGGATATGTATGAATCATATTTCAATCTTTATCTATTCTCAGAAATATTTCAAACTTACTATTATACAGGGATAGGAAAGATAGACTCGGCTAAATATCATATAGAAGAAGCTCAAGACTTCATAACTCCACAGAGTTATATTCCCTATATGGCCCTGTATTATGATGCAAGTGCGGAGTATTACCGGCATACAAAAGATTATCAGGCTGCACTTCTCTATATAGATTCTGCTCTGATAAAGATGAAACAATTTGAATCTGCCCAAATGGAGTATGCCAAACAATTATCGCGGAAAGCTGACATTCTGCAAGAAATGGGTAAATATGCAGAAGCCCTGCCACTGTACGAAAGTTCCAATCATATTCAGGATTCACTGACTGCTGCCATATCAGCTAAACAACTGGAGGAAATCAAAGAAATACATCATCTGAACCAATTGGTATGGGAGCGTGGAAAACTAAGAAATCGTGTACAAACCAGTATTCTTTTGAGTCTCGGAATCATCTTGATCTTATGTATCGGCTATATGTTCCGCATCAATCTGATACGAAAAGCACTAAAGATATCAGAAAAAGAAACTCATAAAGCCACACGACAGACAGAAGAAGCCAATGAAATGAAGAATCGTTTCCTCTCTAATATGAGTCACGCCATCCGTGTTCCCCTAAACGGGGTATTGGGGTTCTCACAAATCATAGCAAACGAAACGGAAATAGACGATCAAACCCGCAAAGAATATGCGGAAATTATTCAGCAAAACACGGATCAGCTAATGCGTTTAGTCAACAATGTCCTTGATTTGTCGCGCCTGGAAGCCGGTATGATGAAATTCCAAATGAGTAATTATGACATCGTACAGCTCTGCAACGATGCTGTAGGAATGGCACATATGCAGAATCCGACCTTGCACACTCATTTCATCAGTAACATTGACGAATATATCATTCATACAGACACAAACCGGTTCATGCAATTCATTGTCAGTATTCTGACTTGTCCATTCGCTTCTTTCAAAGAAGAACGCGATCTCAACTTCACTCTGAACAAGAACGGAGAAATATTACGTTTTAAAATCACCAACTGCCCCCTCGCAGACCTCAAATATGCCAATCAGGACTCAGCTTTGCGTAATGATGTCAACCGTCTGTTTATAAAACACTTTGGCGGTACATATCAGGTAATCCCCGATAGCAAAGAAGGTCCAACTATTCTTTTCACTTATCCCGCTACCTCGGTTGAATAA
- a CDS encoding maltose acetyltransferase domain-containing protein: MRTLQEELKCMREGLHYDAHTPEMYAYRAEVKKKLHQLNVTEYHTSKMLEVTRSLFPNSGVIV; the protein is encoded by the coding sequence ATGAGAACACTTCAAGAAGAATTAAAGTGTATGCGCGAAGGACTTCATTACGATGCTCATACTCCTGAAATGTATGCTTATCGGGCCGAAGTAAAAAAGAAACTGCATCAGTTGAATGTGACTGAATATCATACCTCTAAAATGCTGGAGGTTACCCGTTCACTTTTCCCGAATTCCGGGGTTATCGTTTAA
- the ffh gene encoding signal recognition particle protein has product MFDNLSERLERSFKILKGEGKITEINVAETLKDVRKALLDADVNYKVAKTFTDTVKEKALGQNVLTAVKPSQLMVKIVHDELTQLMGGETAEIDLEGKPAVILMSGLQGSGKTTFSGKLARMLKTKKNKKPLLVACDVYRPAAIEQLRVLAEQIGVPIYSELDSKNPVKIAENAIQEAKAKGYDVVIVDTAGRLAVDEEMMNEIAAIKKAINPNEILFVVDSMTGQDAVNTAKEFNERLDFNGVVLTKLDGDTRGGAALSIRSVVNKPIKFVGTGEKLDAIDQFHPSRMSDRILGMGDIVSLVERAQEQYDEEEAKRLQKKIAKNQFDFNDFLSQIAQIKKMGNLKDLASMIPGVGKAIKDIDIDDNAFKSIEAIIYSMTPAERSNPALLNGSRRQRIAKGSGTNIQEVNRLLKQFDQTRKMMKMVTGSKMGKMMPKMK; this is encoded by the coding sequence ATGTTCGATAATTTAAGCGAAAGACTGGAAAGGTCGTTTAAAATTCTGAAAGGTGAAGGAAAGATCACCGAAATCAATGTTGCGGAAACCCTGAAAGATGTGCGCAAAGCACTGTTGGACGCTGACGTAAACTACAAAGTAGCCAAAACTTTCACTGATACCGTTAAGGAAAAAGCATTAGGACAAAACGTGCTGACAGCTGTAAAGCCCAGTCAGTTGATGGTAAAAATCGTGCACGATGAACTGACTCAATTGATGGGTGGCGAAACAGCAGAGATTGATTTGGAAGGAAAGCCGGCAGTTATTTTGATGTCCGGTCTGCAAGGTTCCGGTAAGACAACTTTCTCAGGTAAGTTGGCACGAATGCTGAAAACGAAAAAGAACAAGAAGCCATTATTGGTGGCTTGTGACGTATACCGCCCTGCCGCTATTGAACAGTTGCGCGTATTAGCTGAACAAATTGGAGTTCCAATATACTCTGAACTTGACAGCAAGAATCCGGTGAAAATTGCCGAAAACGCCATTCAAGAGGCTAAAGCCAAAGGATACGATGTAGTCATTGTCGATACAGCCGGACGTCTGGCAGTAGACGAAGAAATGATGAACGAGATTGCCGCTATTAAAAAAGCAATCAATCCAAACGAAATCCTGTTCGTAGTAGACTCCATGACCGGTCAGGACGCTGTAAACACAGCAAAAGAGTTTAACGAACGACTTGACTTCAACGGTGTTGTACTAACTAAATTAGATGGTGACACCCGCGGCGGTGCCGCTCTTTCCATTCGTTCGGTAGTGAACAAGCCGATCAAGTTTGTGGGTACAGGTGAAAAACTGGATGCTATTGATCAGTTCCATCCCTCACGTATGTCAGACCGTATCCTTGGTATGGGTGACATCGTTTCATTGGTAGAACGTGCTCAGGAACAATATGATGAAGAAGAAGCAAAACGCCTGCAAAAGAAGATTGCCAAGAATCAATTCGATTTCAACGATTTCTTGAGTCAGATTGCACAGATCAAAAAGATGGGCAACCTGAAAGACCTGGCTTCTATGATACCGGGTGTAGGTAAAGCTATTAAGGACATTGATATTGATGATAATGCATTTAAAAGTATTGAGGCTATCATCTATTCGATGACTCCGGCAGAACGCAGTAATCCGGCTCTTCTGAACGGTTCGCGTCGTCAACGTATCGCCAAAGGTAGTGGTACGAATATTCAAGAAGTAAACCGCCTGTTGAAACAATTTGATCAAACCCGCAAGATGATGAAGATGGTAACGGGTAGTAAGATGGGCAAAATGATGCCGAAGATGAAATAA